Proteins from a genomic interval of Salinarchaeum sp. Harcht-Bsk1:
- a CDS encoding globin-coupled sensor protein, whose product MNPEEVFGRGGLNANVDADQLTDDIGLDRDEIAWRKEFIGFDAEDERRLASMEPLLREHREEIAERFYENLTQYEQTTDVIGRSEKSVEQLKQTQQAYMVTLATGEYDEAYFRNRARIGKLHELLDMPLKHYIGQYGVYYDLLFERLDDRIQNQVVAAIEDWAVERAEAERSDGLFGSVLGALGDDADDPGDLDEDFESTVRDAIHDGVADLLALLRIINLDVQVACDTYVDSYSNRLEAEIQRRQRLASEVETDVQEPIGDLHDAAGTVAEGAETIHELTTDQSQGVRTAAEEAEDLSATVEEIAGTAGNVRTLGERTEEVASEGVAEAEETVAAMDDLREETQAAVAATERLEQQADRIDDVVETIEEVTNQTKILAANARVEASRSDASSEALDVLGEEVRSFAEETSEQLQALPETVEELRGIAREVSDAIDAAAAQLEDSSEQVESLGERLDTVHGAADETADGMAEIEQATEQQARSAEAIAAEMDGLADAADRVASETESLAASAEEQTAALGDVAESVERLTDTSDLASNAEERRPAR is encoded by the coding sequence ATGAACCCGGAGGAGGTCTTCGGCCGCGGGGGATTGAACGCGAACGTCGACGCCGACCAGTTGACCGACGACATCGGGCTGGATCGCGACGAGATCGCGTGGCGAAAGGAGTTCATCGGCTTCGATGCCGAGGACGAGCGCCGCCTCGCGTCGATGGAACCCTTGCTCCGCGAGCATCGCGAGGAGATCGCGGAGCGGTTCTACGAGAATCTCACGCAGTACGAGCAGACGACCGACGTGATCGGCCGCTCCGAGAAATCCGTCGAGCAACTCAAGCAGACCCAGCAGGCCTACATGGTGACGCTCGCGACCGGCGAGTACGACGAGGCCTACTTCCGGAATCGGGCGCGGATCGGGAAGCTCCACGAGCTGCTGGACATGCCGCTCAAACACTACATCGGACAGTACGGCGTCTACTACGACCTGCTGTTCGAGCGACTCGACGATCGGATCCAGAATCAGGTGGTCGCGGCCATCGAAGACTGGGCGGTCGAGCGGGCCGAGGCAGAGCGCTCGGACGGGCTCTTCGGGAGCGTTCTGGGGGCGCTCGGCGACGACGCGGACGATCCGGGCGACCTGGACGAGGACTTCGAGTCGACGGTCAGAGACGCGATCCACGACGGCGTCGCGGACCTGCTGGCGCTGCTCCGGATCATCAACCTCGACGTGCAGGTGGCCTGTGACACCTACGTCGACTCCTACAGCAACCGGCTCGAAGCGGAGATCCAGCGACGACAGCGGCTCGCCAGCGAGGTCGAGACCGACGTCCAGGAACCGATCGGCGACCTCCACGACGCGGCAGGAACCGTGGCGGAGGGCGCGGAGACGATCCACGAACTGACGACCGACCAGTCACAGGGCGTGCGGACCGCCGCCGAGGAGGCCGAGGACCTGAGCGCGACCGTCGAGGAGATCGCCGGCACCGCGGGGAACGTTCGGACGCTCGGCGAGCGCACCGAGGAGGTCGCCAGCGAGGGCGTTGCTGAGGCCGAGGAGACCGTCGCCGCGATGGACGACCTCCGGGAAGAGACGCAGGCCGCCGTGGCGGCGACCGAGCGCCTCGAACAGCAGGCCGATCGCATCGACGACGTCGTCGAGACGATCGAGGAGGTCACGAACCAGACGAAGATCCTCGCCGCGAACGCCCGGGTCGAGGCGAGCCGAAGCGACGCCTCGAGCGAGGCGCTCGACGTCCTCGGCGAGGAGGTGCGGTCGTTCGCCGAGGAAACCAGCGAGCAACTCCAGGCGCTTCCGGAGACGGTCGAGGAGCTCCGAGGGATCGCCCGGGAGGTCTCGGACGCGATCGACGCCGCCGCCGCCCAGCTCGAGGACAGTTCCGAGCAGGTCGAATCCCTCGGCGAGCGGCTCGACACCGTCCACGGTGCGGCCGACGAGACCGCCGACGGCATGGCGGAAATCGAGCAGGCGACCGAGCAACAGGCCCGAAGCGCCGAGGCGATCGCGGCGGAGATGGACGGCCTCGCCGACGCGGCCGACCGCGTCGCCAGCGAGACCGAATCACTCGCTGCATCTGCGGAGGAACAGACCGCTGCACTCGGCGACGTCGCCGAGTCGGTCGAGCGGCTCACCGACACGTCTGACCTTGCGTCGAACGCCGAAGAACGTCGCCCGGCGCGGTAG
- a CDS encoding inorganic phosphate transporter: MDPTIVALFLIAALASTFMAWVIGAGSSGATPFAPAVGANAISTMRAAFVVGIFGFVGAITQGANVSETLGSGLVGGVSLPATGVIVALGIGAGLMAVGIKTGYPIATAFTVTGAVVGVGLALGGTPEWATYRQIGAVWLLTPFVGGGIAFTIASVLPRSDVPERLSIPFLAGLVAAVVVNLQFAFVGPGTSAGSIVGAIQRTVGVDGAAPLLAATLAAALAVAALVRWDVARDEAGGLRRVLLSLGSLVAFSAGGSQVGLAVGPLLPLLDEVGAISPIVVLFGGGLGMLVGSWTGAPRMIKSLAQDYSSLGPRRSIAALVPSFLIAQLAVVLGVPVSFNEIVVSAIIGSGAAVGGGAAVDPRKIGMTLAAWAGSFVLAFVVGYVAIVVLSLV, encoded by the coding sequence ATGGATCCCACGATCGTCGCCCTGTTCCTGATCGCGGCCCTCGCCAGCACGTTCATGGCGTGGGTCATCGGCGCGGGATCCAGCGGCGCCACGCCGTTCGCGCCAGCCGTCGGCGCCAACGCCATCTCCACGATGCGTGCCGCGTTCGTCGTCGGCATCTTCGGCTTCGTTGGCGCGATCACGCAGGGCGCGAACGTCTCCGAGACGCTCGGGAGCGGGCTGGTCGGCGGCGTTTCGCTGCCCGCGACGGGCGTGATCGTCGCGCTGGGCATCGGTGCAGGCCTGATGGCTGTCGGGATCAAGACCGGCTATCCGATCGCGACGGCGTTCACGGTCACCGGCGCCGTCGTGGGCGTCGGCCTCGCACTCGGCGGTACGCCCGAATGGGCGACCTACCGGCAGATCGGAGCGGTCTGGTTGCTCACGCCGTTCGTGGGCGGTGGCATCGCGTTCACCATCGCGAGTGTGCTGCCACGATCGGACGTCCCCGAGCGACTGAGCATTCCGTTCCTCGCCGGTCTCGTCGCCGCGGTCGTGGTCAACCTGCAGTTCGCGTTCGTCGGTCCGGGCACGTCCGCCGGCTCGATCGTCGGTGCGATCCAGCGCACCGTCGGGGTCGACGGGGCCGCCCCGTTGCTGGCCGCGACGCTAGCGGCCGCGCTGGCCGTCGCAGCACTCGTTCGCTGGGACGTCGCCCGCGATGAGGCCGGCGGGCTCCGACGAGTGCTGCTCTCGCTGGGCTCGCTCGTCGCGTTTTCCGCGGGTGGTAGCCAGGTCGGCCTCGCGGTCGGACCCTTGCTCCCGTTGCTCGACGAGGTCGGCGCGATATCGCCGATCGTCGTCCTGTTCGGCGGCGGCCTCGGGATGCTCGTGGGCTCCTGGACCGGTGCGCCGCGGATGATCAAGTCGCTCGCGCAGGACTACTCCTCGCTCGGTCCCAGACGATCGATCGCCGCGCTGGTCCCCTCATTCCTGATCGCCCAACTCGCCGTCGTGCTCGGCGTGCCGGTCTCGTTCAACGAGATCGTCGTCAGCGCGATCATCGGGAGCGGCGCCGCGGTCGGCGGCGGCGCCGCGGTCGATCCGCGGAAGATCGGGATGACGCTCGCCGCGTGGGCTGGCTCGTTCGTGCTGGCGTTCGTCGTCGGGTACGTCGCGATCGTGGTGCTCTCGCTGGTCTAA